A genomic stretch from Candidatus Dormiibacterota bacterium includes:
- a CDS encoding transcriptional regulator, protein MKAVTLSVSSVEETKRQTAAAFRGRRQGAHISFVSVELLWKLLAPKRLELLRVMAGQGALTIRETARRVKRDVKAVHGDVQALLRAGLLDRTDGGRIVFPYDTVRVDFTLRAA, encoded by the coding sequence ATGAAAGCCGTAACGCTTAGCGTATCCTCGGTGGAGGAGACTAAACGCCAGACAGCTGCCGCCTTTCGCGGAAGGCGGCAGGGCGCGCACATTTCGTTTGTTTCCGTAGAACTCTTGTGGAAACTCTTGGCGCCCAAGCGCTTAGAGTTGCTGAGGGTCATGGCGGGCCAGGGTGCGCTCACAATTCGTGAAACTGCGCGGCGTGTCAAGCGGGACGTGAAGGCTGTCCACGGCGACGTGCAAGCGCTTCTGCGTGCCGGCCTGCTCGATCGGACCGACGGTGGCCGGATCGTTTTTCCGTACGACACCGTGCGTGTTGATTTCACGCTACGTGCGGCGTAG
- a CDS encoding DUF6516 family protein — MAELLLRKRLVLSEAAFVEVAIWKLPRSVKSSGHRYKYRLALVSEGTCVLRYDNEAGKGDHKHVGTRETRYEFANVETLQADFWRDVEAWRRRNESRNA, encoded by the coding sequence GTGGCCGAACTGCTGCTTCGCAAGCGTCTGGTCCTCTCTGAGGCAGCGTTCGTCGAGGTCGCGATTTGGAAGCTGCCTCGTTCGGTGAAGTCGAGCGGGCATCGGTACAAGTATCGGCTGGCGTTGGTGTCGGAGGGAACGTGCGTGCTACGGTACGACAATGAGGCTGGCAAGGGGGACCACAAGCACGTCGGCACTCGCGAAACGCGCTATGAGTTCGCAAATGTGGAAACCTTGCAAGCAGACTTTTGGCGCGACGTCGAGGCATGGAGGAGGAGAAATGAAAGCCGTAACGCTTAG